One stretch of Bacillota bacterium DNA includes these proteins:
- a CDS encoding MtnX-like HAD-IB family phosphatase: MQVSKRSEYAILSAIYLAKSKRFCDINEIAGSQKLPVSFAAKTLQALVRVGILISKRGVGGGFCLARPAAEISLLELVEAVDGAMAISSCLKDNSSFSPNNRLLRSIWGRVQGAIISELSGMTLADIIAGDTSNGKSTHKRPVILCDFDGTISRKDVSDTIFTLWLGDKWSEIDQEWHDGKISMVGLYKKCWSLVSASEEELQSFVDSIDIDLYFSEFVRKVRESDISIYLVSDGFDYFIERIMGRYGLADIKYYANGLSFVNGKPKLAFRNQHPECIQCANCKKFVIDEKRRDVEFVIYIGNGLSDRCAARHADLVFAKDSLLKYCKDEGIAYVPYENFGEIIKYLHGQGVLSGELSAFSLKKKAIKSY, encoded by the coding sequence ATGCAGGTCAGTAAAAGATCTGAATATGCAATTCTTAGCGCTATCTATCTGGCAAAAAGCAAGAGGTTTTGCGATATAAATGAGATCGCAGGGTCGCAGAAACTCCCAGTATCTTTTGCTGCAAAGACGCTTCAGGCTCTTGTGAGGGTGGGGATATTAATTTCAAAGCGGGGTGTTGGCGGCGGATTTTGTTTAGCACGTCCGGCGGCAGAAATAAGCCTTCTTGAACTAGTTGAAGCTGTTGATGGAGCAATGGCTATTAGCAGCTGCTTGAAAGATAACAGTTCATTTAGTCCTAATAACCGTTTGCTTCGATCTATATGGGGGCGGGTACAAGGCGCTATTATATCTGAACTGAGCGGGATGACCCTCGCCGATATAATTGCCGGGGACACTAGCAATGGAAAAAGTACGCATAAGAGGCCGGTTATACTCTGCGATTTCGATGGGACTATAAGCAGAAAAGATGTATCCGATACAATCTTTACGCTATGGCTTGGCGATAAGTGGTCCGAGATAGACCAGGAGTGGCACGACGGTAAAATCTCAATGGTTGGGCTGTATAAGAAGTGCTGGTCGCTTGTTAGTGCATCTGAGGAGGAACTGCAGTCGTTTGTCGATAGTATCGACATAGACCTTTACTTTAGTGAGTTTGTTCGTAAGGTTAGGGAATCGGACATATCTATATACCTAGTAAGTGACGGTTTCGACTATTTCATAGAAAGGATTATGGGCCGTTATGGCCTTGCTGATATTAAATATTACGCAAACGGACTTTCATTTGTTAATGGAAAACCAAAATTAGCGTTTAGAAATCAGCACCCTGAGTGTATCCAATGCGCAAACTGCAAGAAGTTTGTAATAGACGAGAAGCGAAGGGATGTCGAATTTGTTATCTATATCGGCAATGGTCTGTCCGATAGGTGTGCTGCTAGGCATGCCGATCTTGTGTTTGCAAAGGATAGCCTGCTTAAATATTGCAAGGATGAAGGGATAGCTTATGTGCCATATGAGAACTTTGGTGAAATTATAAAGTATTTGCATGGCCAGGGGGTACTTAGCGGTGAGCTATCAGCCTTTAGCCTAAAGAAAAAAGCAATAAAAAGCTATTAG
- the uvrC gene encoding excinuclease ABC subunit UvrC yields MENKARLVEQLKSVPSSPGVYIYKDSNGRVIYVGKAKSLRSRMRSYFNSSDHSPKTRALIDRIADFEFYVTGSEVEALVLEVNLIKKYRPAFNVSYRDDKSYPYIAITWQDDYPRVLITRERHRRGTKYYGPYTSIQAVRETFDTLRRIFPFRTCRRSRPGKSTGSPCLNYHIKRCLGPCIGAISKSDYREMIEKVEMFLEGHPEPVIDQLEVEMKQASARLEFEHAARVRDRLEAAKVVLQKQKVVSEAGEDFDVIGLSIDGAAGCINLSTVRDGKLIGSKNFILDRGESSDDILSAFIKQNYISSTSVPPQILLPTEIEDRGLIEELLSQLRGTKVTLKVPQRGDKCDLVSMASANAQYALGMSLVKHSWEKETSTRALGMLASALGLSQIPLRIECFDISTIHGRNSVGSMVVFKDGRPAKDDYRKFRISRVEGMNDYAMMYEVISRRLEHRKANFDPSFSDEPDLIIVDGGKPQLSAAVSAMQKAGFEDIPVFGLAKREEEIYAPGIDKPIRLDRGSDALKLLQRVRDEAHRFAITYHRSLRGKAMVESALDKIPGIGENRKRLLLKHFGSPAAIAAADLEELKSVPGLPGIVAERVHRHFHHNEGLS; encoded by the coding sequence ATGGAAAACAAAGCAAGACTTGTTGAACAATTAAAGAGCGTGCCGTCTAGTCCAGGCGTTTATATCTATAAGGATTCCAATGGTCGGGTCATATATGTCGGAAAGGCGAAATCCTTGAGATCGCGTATGCGCTCGTACTTTAACAGTAGCGACCATTCGCCAAAAACACGGGCACTTATCGATAGGATAGCGGATTTTGAGTTCTACGTGACTGGAAGCGAAGTCGAGGCGCTTGTTCTTGAGGTGAATCTCATTAAGAAATACCGCCCGGCTTTTAACGTGTCTTACAGAGATGATAAGAGCTACCCATATATTGCAATAACCTGGCAGGATGATTACCCACGCGTTTTAATAACGAGGGAGCGTCACCGGCGGGGGACCAAGTACTATGGTCCCTACACCAGCATCCAGGCAGTGCGCGAGACATTTGATACGCTGCGGCGAATCTTTCCGTTCAGGACATGCAGGCGCAGCAGACCGGGCAAGTCGACCGGCTCGCCATGCTTGAACTACCACATAAAGAGGTGCTTAGGCCCGTGTATCGGTGCGATTTCGAAGAGTGATTACCGGGAGATGATCGAAAAGGTTGAAATGTTCTTAGAAGGCCATCCCGAGCCTGTAATCGATCAGCTTGAGGTGGAAATGAAGCAAGCTTCCGCAAGACTTGAGTTTGAACATGCTGCCCGAGTTAGAGATAGGCTTGAGGCGGCCAAGGTAGTTCTGCAGAAACAAAAAGTCGTCTCGGAGGCTGGAGAAGATTTCGACGTTATTGGACTTAGCATCGACGGAGCAGCCGGCTGCATAAATCTATCGACTGTTCGTGACGGTAAGCTAATCGGCAGCAAGAACTTTATACTTGATAGAGGAGAATCGAGCGATGATATCTTAAGTGCTTTCATTAAGCAGAATTACATCAGCTCAACTTCTGTACCACCACAGATACTCCTGCCTACAGAAATCGAGGATAGGGGGCTAATCGAGGAGCTGCTGAGCCAATTAAGGGGCACCAAAGTCACGCTTAAGGTCCCACAGAGGGGAGATAAGTGTGACCTTGTTAGTATGGCCTCGGCCAATGCCCAATATGCTTTGGGCATGTCTTTAGTTAAGCATTCCTGGGAGAAGGAGACATCGACAAGGGCGCTCGGCATGCTGGCTTCGGCCTTGGGGCTTTCCCAGATACCGCTGCGCATCGAGTGCTTCGATATTTCGACCATTCATGGCCGGAATTCTGTGGGCTCGATGGTAGTATTTAAAGACGGCCGTCCGGCAAAAGATGATTATAGGAAGTTCCGCATCAGCCGCGTTGAGGGAATGAACGATTACGCGATGATGTATGAGGTTATAAGCCGACGGCTCGAACATAGAAAGGCAAACTTTGACCCATCGTTTTCCGATGAACCCGACCTAATTATTGTCGATGGAGGAAAGCCTCAGCTTTCCGCCGCAGTCTCCGCCATGCAGAAAGCAGGCTTTGAGGATATTCCGGTCTTTGGTCTAGCCAAGCGCGAAGAAGAGATATACGCTCCTGGTATTGATAAGCCGATCAGACTTGACCGCGGCTCTGACGCTTTAAAATTATTACAGAGGGTACGGGACGAGGCACACCGCTTTGCGATTACGTACCATAGAAGCCTTCGCGGAAAAGCCATGGTCGAATCTGCTTTAGATAAAATACCGGGCATTGGCGAGAACAGGAAACGGCTTTTACTCAAACACTTCGGGTCTCCAGCTGCAATTGCGGCTGCCGACTTGGAAGAATTAAAAAGCGTACCCGGTCTGCCGGGTATAGTAGCAGAGCGGGTCCATCGGCACTTCCATCACAACGAGGGCTTAAGTTAA
- a CDS encoding methylated-DNA--[protein]-cysteine S-methyltransferase produces MGIKGFNIYRTEWGVGAAIFSEMGLAGIVFPHSDEVALEEEIVKNFGKQDYREDLGQDLCSSLGRYFSGERVQFDYQLDYTGVTEFQRKVYETLKAVPYGETTTYKRLAEQCGSPMAARAVGGAMARNPYPVVVPCHRVLKSDGSIGGWSGKRGWKERMLVIEGILPISYAEKVGLE; encoded by the coding sequence ATGGGTATTAAAGGCTTCAATATATATCGGACAGAGTGGGGAGTGGGGGCCGCTATCTTTAGTGAGATGGGTCTTGCAGGTATTGTATTTCCACATTCTGATGAAGTTGCGCTGGAAGAGGAGATTGTTAAGAATTTCGGCAAGCAAGATTATAGGGAAGATTTAGGCCAAGACTTATGCTCATCTTTAGGTAGATACTTTAGTGGAGAGCGGGTTCAGTTCGATTATCAGCTGGATTACACCGGGGTTACGGAGTTTCAGAGGAAGGTATATGAGACTTTAAAGGCTGTACCTTACGGTGAGACTACTACTTACAAGAGGTTAGCAGAGCAATGCGGAAGCCCAATGGCTGCAAGGGCAGTAGGTGGTGCTATGGCGAGAAACCCGTACCCTGTAGTTGTTCCGTGCCATAGAGTCCTGAAAAGTGATGGTAGCATAGGAGGTTGGAGCGGTAAACGGGGTTGGAAAGAAAGAATGCTTGTCATAGAGGGCATATTGCCAATTAGCTATGCAGAAAAAGTTGGTCTAGAATAA
- the rapZ gene encoding RNase adapter RapZ has protein sequence MEFAIITGLSGAGKSEAIKCFEDMGFFCIDNLPPSLIPKMAELCTLPGSKVRQVATVCDVRGREFFDALLGELQKLKSQEIKYQILFLEASDEALIKRFKETRRRHPLAEEGAIIDGIHQERHIMEQLRGQANLVIDTSDLAPFELKDKIRTAILKKDKQKKGIMITVMSFGYKYGMPLDADLVMDVRFLPNPHYIESLRHFDGTNENVCNFVLNRSETQTFLKKFRSLVAFLLPRYVAEGKTHLTIAIGCTGGTHRSVAIAEQVSGFLKGKGYNVVVRHRDVKRKK, from the coding sequence ATTGAATTTGCAATCATAACGGGGTTATCCGGTGCGGGGAAGTCTGAAGCTATTAAGTGCTTTGAAGATATGGGTTTTTTCTGCATAGATAACCTGCCGCCTTCCTTGATTCCTAAGATGGCTGAACTGTGCACTCTGCCGGGAAGTAAGGTAAGGCAGGTTGCGACGGTGTGCGATGTCAGGGGTCGGGAATTTTTTGACGCTCTTCTTGGCGAGCTCCAGAAATTGAAATCTCAGGAAATAAAGTATCAAATACTATTCCTTGAGGCGTCTGATGAGGCACTTATCAAGCGCTTTAAGGAAACTCGGCGACGCCATCCGCTTGCCGAAGAAGGCGCAATCATTGATGGTATTCATCAAGAACGCCACATTATGGAGCAGTTGCGCGGTCAGGCAAATCTTGTTATAGATACGAGCGATCTCGCACCTTTCGAGCTTAAAGATAAGATACGCACAGCTATCTTGAAGAAAGACAAGCAAAAGAAAGGTATTATGATTACCGTTATGTCCTTTGGATATAAATACGGTATGCCCTTGGATGCAGACCTTGTGATGGATGTCCGCTTCCTGCCGAATCCTCATTATATCGAGTCGCTTAGGCATTTTGACGGCACAAACGAAAATGTATGTAATTTTGTGCTAAACAGGTCGGAGACCCAAACTTTTTTAAAAAAGTTTAGAAGCCTCGTGGCATTTCTTCTTCCCAGATACGTTGCAGAAGGAAAGACTCACCTAACCATTGCAATCGGGTGTACGGGCGGTACGCATCGATCGGTTGCTATTGCCGAGCAGGTCTCTGGATTTTTAAAAGGAAAGGGATACAACGTTGTTGTCCGTCATAGGGATGTGAAGAGAAAGAAATAG
- a CDS encoding YvcK family protein, which produces MPKIKAVAIGGGTGLPVALKCLKQYADEITAIVSVADDGGSSGRLRRDIGILPPGDIRNCLVALAKDEQMARLFKYRFTQGDGIAGHSLGNLIIAALADLHGSFEDSIRVASKILSVQGRVLPSTTGNVTLRATTYDDEPVIGQVKIAQTTKPLKRVYLEPEDVEAYPEAVEAILEADQVLIGPGSVFTSILPNLIVPGIGRALVESKAIKVYICNVLTQPGETDLFTACDHVAALVDHGSADWLDVVVVNTHPLPDKELLSYAENRRYPVSITTENIKALGVNLVLADVLDENNPACHDANKLASILRELV; this is translated from the coding sequence ATGCCGAAAATAAAAGCCGTGGCAATCGGTGGGGGGACTGGGTTGCCGGTTGCGCTGAAGTGTTTAAAACAATATGCCGATGAGATCACAGCTATTGTTAGTGTTGCTGACGACGGCGGTAGCTCTGGGAGGCTTCGCCGAGATATAGGAATACTTCCACCAGGCGATATAAGAAACTGTCTTGTAGCTCTGGCAAAAGACGAGCAAATGGCGAGGTTATTTAAATACCGTTTTACCCAAGGCGATGGTATTGCGGGCCATAGCCTGGGCAATCTAATCATCGCCGCACTAGCCGATCTTCACGGGAGCTTTGAAGACAGTATCCGCGTTGCCTCGAAGATTCTGTCAGTACAGGGTCGCGTTTTGCCGTCGACTACCGGAAACGTAACCCTTCGGGCAACTACCTATGATGACGAACCCGTAATTGGCCAGGTAAAAATCGCGCAGACAACGAAGCCTTTGAAGCGCGTATATCTCGAGCCTGAAGACGTCGAAGCTTATCCGGAAGCGGTTGAGGCGATACTTGAAGCCGACCAGGTTCTAATTGGGCCGGGAAGCGTTTTTACCAGCATCTTGCCCAATTTGATTGTACCAGGGATAGGTCGGGCGCTGGTAGAATCTAAGGCAATTAAGGTCTATATATGCAATGTGCTGACACAGCCGGGGGAAACCGATTTGTTTACGGCCTGCGACCATGTAGCTGCTCTTGTTGACCATGGTTCGGCTGATTGGCTGGATGTAGTTGTCGTAAATACGCACCCTCTACCCGATAAGGAACTTTTAAGCTATGCCGAGAACAGGAGGTATCCTGTATCAATAACTACCGAGAATATAAAAGCACTCGGCGTAAATTTAGTCCTAGCGGATGTTCTTGATGAGAATAATCCAGCTTGCCACGATGCAAATAAACTAGCAAGCATATTGCGCGAGTTAGTGTAG
- the whiA gene encoding DNA-binding protein WhiA, with amino-acid sequence MSFSNEIKSELAKLQPKRKCCQLAEASAIIHMDGSLHLLGNDRFALDVSTENAAVARLLYKFLTTVFSLKVESIVRRSVLHKTNNYLIHVPYQETIGQVLNELGILDDHMVVVPGILARLVRKECCAVSYLRGAFLGGGSISSSKSNYHFELTTDNLEFASDLQSLMSRVGLRAKINDRKKNYAVYIKDSEEIIQFLALIGAYKATLKWEDERIIREMRAQVNRLVNCDTANLNKAVSAAAGQIDDIGIIESRLGVEKLPPGLQEFVRVRVEYPYVSLRELGELFNPPLSKSAVYHRARRIAQLARSLDKVSR; translated from the coding sequence TTGTCATTTTCAAACGAGATAAAAAGCGAGCTAGCCAAGCTGCAGCCCAAGCGCAAATGCTGCCAGCTGGCAGAAGCATCTGCTATTATTCATATGGATGGAAGTTTGCATCTGTTGGGAAATGACCGTTTTGCCCTTGATGTGTCAACTGAAAACGCCGCGGTTGCGCGCCTTCTTTACAAGTTTTTGACGACTGTATTTTCGCTAAAAGTCGAGTCTATAGTAAGAAGATCGGTGTTGCACAAGACGAACAATTACCTCATTCATGTACCTTATCAAGAAACGATAGGTCAGGTCCTAAACGAACTTGGCATCTTGGACGACCATATGGTTGTTGTCCCCGGTATTCTTGCCAGGCTGGTCCGCAAGGAATGCTGCGCTGTATCTTATCTACGCGGCGCGTTTCTGGGCGGGGGCTCCATCAGCAGCTCCAAATCAAATTATCATTTTGAGTTGACAACGGATAACTTAGAGTTTGCATCCGACCTGCAATCTTTAATGAGCAGGGTGGGTTTACGCGCCAAAATAAACGATCGCAAGAAGAACTATGCGGTTTATATAAAGGATAGTGAAGAGATAATTCAATTTCTGGCATTAATCGGTGCCTACAAGGCTACTCTCAAGTGGGAAGACGAGCGCATCATAAGGGAGATGCGCGCTCAGGTAAACCGTTTGGTAAATTGTGATACCGCCAACTTAAATAAAGCTGTAAGCGCAGCTGCGGGGCAGATTGACGATATTGGTATAATTGAATCTAGGCTTGGGGTTGAGAAATTGCCGCCTGGTTTGCAGGAGTTTGTAAGGGTACGTGTAGAATATCCATATGTAAGCCTAAGAGAACTCGGAGAGCTATTCAACCCACCTCTTAGCAAGTCAGCAGTTTATCATCGGGCAAGGCGCATAGCTCAATTGGCAAGGAGCCTTGACAAAGTTTCACGCTAA
- the gap gene encoding type I glyceraldehyde-3-phosphate dehydrogenase — protein sequence MAIKVGINGFGRIGRNVFRAAFDDPDIDIVAVNDLTDAKTLAHLLQYDSIFGIFEADVEPSGSSILIDGKEMKVTAERDPAALPWKDLGVDIVIESTGRFTKAEDAKKHLDAGAKKVIISAPAKGEDITVVLGVNDDKLKPEHKIISNASCTTNCLAPVAKVIMDNFGIERGFMTTVHAYTNDQSLLDLPHKDLRRARAAAMSIIPTSTGAAKAIGLVIPELQGKMDGMALRVPVPDGSLVDLTVELSKEASVEDINNAIREAASQDRWLGILDYTEDPIVSVDIVGDPHSSIFDGLSTMVHGKMAKVLSWYDNEWGYSNRLVDLTKLVAE from the coding sequence ATGGCGATTAAAGTAGGTATTAACGGTTTCGGGAGGATAGGTAGAAATGTCTTTAGGGCGGCATTTGACGACCCTGACATCGATATCGTTGCTGTAAATGATTTGACGGATGCAAAAACTCTTGCACACTTGCTGCAGTATGACTCAATTTTTGGAATTTTTGAGGCCGATGTAGAGCCTTCGGGCAGCAGTATTTTAATCGATGGCAAAGAAATGAAAGTAACTGCAGAAAGGGACCCTGCTGCACTTCCATGGAAGGACCTTGGTGTAGATATCGTTATCGAGTCCACTGGAAGGTTTACAAAGGCCGAAGACGCAAAGAAACATCTTGATGCCGGTGCTAAAAAAGTAATTATCTCGGCTCCTGCAAAAGGGGAAGATATAACGGTTGTTTTGGGTGTAAATGATGATAAGCTTAAACCGGAGCATAAGATCATCTCAAACGCTTCCTGCACGACAAATTGTCTTGCACCGGTTGCAAAGGTGATTATGGACAATTTCGGAATCGAAAGAGGTTTTATGACTACCGTTCATGCTTATACCAATGACCAGTCGCTGCTTGACTTACCGCACAAAGATTTAAGAAGAGCAAGAGCTGCGGCTATGTCGATTATCCCAACCTCGACCGGTGCTGCAAAAGCGATCGGTCTCGTAATTCCAGAGCTGCAGGGTAAGATGGATGGTATGGCGCTGCGTGTACCAGTGCCGGATGGCTCTCTGGTTGACCTTACTGTTGAGTTATCCAAGGAAGCTTCAGTGGAAGATATTAACAATGCAATCAGGGAGGCGGCAAGCCAGGATAGGTGGCTTGGTATTCTCGACTATACCGAGGACCCGATAGTTTCAGTCGATATCGTTGGTGACCCGCATTCTTCTATATTTGACGGTCTGTCAACAATGGTTCATGGCAAGATGGCCAAGGTGCTGTCCTGGTATGACAACGAATGGGGTTATTCAAACAGGCTTGTTGATTTAACAAAACTAGTTGCAGAATAA
- a CDS encoding phosphoglycerate kinase, whose product MNKKTVRDIDVSGKRVLVRVDFNVPLKDGVVTDNSRIKAALPTIEYLISKGAKVILMSHLGRPKGVEDKYRLDPVAQELADLLGKEVEKADAVVGREVKEAVDKMKPGDVLLLENLRFDEREKKNDPEFAKELASLADIYVNDAFGASHRAHASIVGVAQHIPAIAGFLLEKEVDTLESLLKNPERPFVAVLGGSKVSDKIGVIDRFLDIVDSLLIGGGMCFTFLKAEGYNVGKSLLEEDKVDYCRDAINKAQEKNINMYLPSDIVIAKEISADAEARVVSVGDIPDDWMGLDIGPETISVYRGVIKGAKTIFWNGPMGVFEIDQFARGTEEIARAVADATQSGATSVVGGGDSVAALKKVHLEDKVSFVSTGGGASLEMIEGKTLPGVEALMDK is encoded by the coding sequence GTGAATAAGAAGACAGTCAGAGATATCGACGTATCTGGAAAACGTGTGCTGGTTCGGGTAGATTTCAACGTGCCATTGAAAGATGGTGTGGTAACCGATAACAGCAGGATAAAGGCAGCACTTCCAACAATAGAATATTTGATTAGCAAAGGTGCTAAAGTTATTCTAATGAGCCATCTTGGAAGGCCTAAGGGGGTTGAAGATAAATACCGGCTTGACCCGGTTGCCCAGGAATTGGCCGACCTTCTTGGCAAGGAAGTAGAGAAGGCCGACGCGGTTGTTGGCAGGGAGGTAAAAGAAGCTGTTGATAAAATGAAACCTGGCGACGTGCTGCTTCTTGAGAACTTGCGCTTTGACGAACGGGAGAAGAAAAACGACCCTGAGTTTGCAAAAGAGCTGGCAAGTCTTGCTGACATTTATGTAAACGATGCCTTCGGTGCTTCACATAGGGCTCACGCTTCTATAGTTGGAGTCGCGCAACATATCCCAGCGATTGCTGGTTTCTTATTGGAAAAGGAAGTCGATACTCTAGAATCGCTTCTTAAGAATCCGGAAAGACCATTTGTTGCAGTTCTCGGTGGCAGTAAAGTGTCGGATAAAATTGGTGTTATCGATAGATTCTTAGATATTGTCGATTCGCTGCTTATCGGCGGAGGCATGTGTTTTACTTTCCTCAAGGCCGAGGGCTACAACGTTGGGAAGTCACTTCTTGAGGAAGATAAGGTAGATTATTGTCGAGACGCAATAAATAAGGCTCAGGAGAAAAACATAAACATGTACCTACCCTCGGATATCGTTATTGCCAAGGAGATAAGCGCTGATGCGGAAGCCAGGGTTGTTTCAGTCGGCGATATTCCCGACGATTGGATGGGTCTGGATATTGGCCCCGAAACTATATCGGTTTATCGTGGAGTGATAAAGGGTGCCAAAACGATATTCTGGAATGGTCCGATGGGCGTTTTTGAGATAGACCAGTTTGCAAGAGGCACGGAGGAGATCGCAAGGGCAGTAGCTGATGCAACACAATCTGGGGCAACCAGTGTAGTTGGCGGTGGGGATTCTGTGGCCGCACTCAAGAAGGTTCACCTGGAAGACAAAGTCTCTTTTGTCTCGACTGGCGGTGGAGCGTCGCTCGAGATGATAGAGGGAAAAACACTTCCCGGTGTTGAGGCCTTAATGGATAAGTAA
- the tpiA gene encoding triose-phosphate isomerase: MPRKRRIIAGNWKMFKTAKEAVALVQELEDQLDALGDLGDVEVIVCPPFTALKSIYTVLWQDKPPIKMGAQNMFWEDQGAYTGEISPLMLKDLECEFVILGHSERRMYFGETDEMVNKKVKAALRHNITPIMCCGESLEQREAGETQSFIESQILGGIEGLTADNMKKFIIAYEPIWAIGTGKAALPEDANEVNRHIRSILASRFGEEVAKSVPILYGGSVKGGNIAQFMEQPEVNGALVGGASLEAESFADIIRNAR, translated from the coding sequence ATGCCAAGAAAACGCAGGATAATTGCCGGTAACTGGAAAATGTTCAAAACAGCCAAAGAAGCAGTTGCGCTAGTTCAGGAATTGGAAGATCAATTAGATGCATTGGGTGATTTAGGAGACGTTGAGGTTATAGTTTGCCCACCCTTTACTGCGCTCAAGAGTATATATACGGTTTTGTGGCAGGATAAGCCACCAATAAAAATGGGCGCGCAAAATATGTTCTGGGAGGATCAGGGGGCGTATACTGGAGAAATTTCTCCCCTGATGCTAAAAGACCTTGAGTGCGAATTTGTCATCCTCGGACACTCAGAGCGGCGCATGTACTTCGGCGAAACCGATGAGATGGTTAATAAAAAGGTAAAAGCGGCATTAAGACATAATATCACACCGATTATGTGCTGTGGTGAGTCTCTTGAACAGAGAGAGGCCGGAGAGACCCAGTCGTTTATTGAATCGCAGATTCTTGGTGGGATAGAGGGGTTAACCGCCGATAATATGAAGAAATTTATAATCGCATATGAACCGATCTGGGCTATTGGCACCGGCAAAGCTGCACTTCCTGAAGATGCAAATGAGGTCAATCGCCATATCCGCAGCATCCTTGCTTCGAGGTTCGGTGAAGAAGTCGCAAAGTCGGTACCTATTCTTTACGGCGGAAGTGTCAAAGGTGGAAATATAGCTCAGTTTATGGAGCAGCCTGAGGTTAACGGGGCCCTGGTTGGCGGTGCAAGTCTGGAAGCAGAAAGCTTTGCAGATATTATAAGAAATGCAAGATAA